The window CTCCGTATCAATGATATTGAAGCGCTCGATGATTTCATCGGATGGCCCGATATCCGTTCCGATCCAGCGTCGGTCTTTAAGCTCGGCCACAATATAGGTGGAACCCGAACCGCCGAAGGGATCAAACACTAGATCACCCGGTTGTGAGGCCATCTCAATGACCCGGTCCAAGAGTTTAATGGACAATTCATTTGAGTTTTTCCGTCTCTTATATTTGGCATGTCGAACCGGAGGAATATCCGTCCAGATATCCGTAATATTCACACCCTTCTTGTTCATCTTGGATTTATACCCGCCATAGTCCTTCAGGTCTCCATAGCATTTGGGGCAGATCTGCATGGGGATGCGGTCGGGTGCAAAAAAGTTGGCCTTCTTCCCCTTGGTATAATAGAGCAGTGAATAATGAGAGGGATACAGGCGGCCCTTGATGGGGAGGCTGGATTTAAGATCCACAGCGATCCAATTCTTAAAATAGAGAGACTTGTTCAATCTCTTTGAAATTTCGATGTTCCATCGGGGCAGATTCCACAGGAATAGGGCCCCTCCAGGCTTCAGAATCCGGCACATTTCATCCACCCAGCCGTTCATCCAGCGTATGTACTCTTCCTCTTTAATCAGATCGTTCATCCGGGAAGGGTATTTTTTATTCAGATTAAAGGGAGGATCTGCAAAAATCAGATCCAGGCTGTTATCCTCCATGCCGGCCATGACATCCAGGCAGTCATTCCGGTAGAGAATTCCATTCGGAGTATGCATTGTTGGATTGAGTTTTTTAGTTGTCGGTTTTTTTGATTTTAATTCGGGAATGAAAGAGAGATTCTTCTGGAGGTATTCAAGGGTCCCCCCGTCCACGACTCCCCAGAGGACCTTCAATTGGGCACTGTTATATTGAAAATACCCGGAAAGCCTCTTTAAATGCTCTTCCGAGGGCAGTTTCCTGTCGTGAAAGTAACTATTGAGCGTATCATAGGGGATTTCAAGACCTTCAGAGAGTTTCTTTAATTCTATCGGAGTTCTGGAGAAAAAATCGGAGCTTGGACTCATGAAAATGATTTTAGAATGATCATATCACTTTGTCGAGGACTTATGATAGAAAAGCTCGGGAACCTGATCATGGTTCATGATTCTTATGGAATATAAAAACAATAATGAGTTCATTTTTTTTATTAATCTCTTAACTTCATACTGGGAAGGCCGATATATCGGCGGTTAAAAGTATATCTTTAATTTTATTTTAGTTTAAAGAATTCTACCCCCGATACAGATAAAGACGGATGAAATATCTGCCCAGGCAAGGATGCCTGAAAATGTACTAAACCACGGAGGAACTATGATTATCAATCACAACATTACCGCCATGACTGCAAACAGAAACCTGAGTATTGCCGGCAGCAACACAGCCAGTAACATGGAAAAACTATCATCTGGAATGAGGATCAACAAAGCCGGAGACGATGCTTCAGGACTGGCTGTTTCAGAGAAAATGCGCTCACAGATCCGAGGCCTGAATCAGGCTTCCCGGAATGCGGCAGACGGTGTTTCTTTTATCCAGACAACAGAAGGGTTTCTACAGGAGACGACTGATATTATTCAGAGAGTCAGAGAACTGGCCGTTCAGTCTTCCAACGGTATTTATACAGCCGAAGACAGAATGCAGATCCAGGTTGAAGTCTCTCAGCTGATTGATGAATTGGACCGTGTTGCATCTCATGCACAGTTTAACGGTATGAATATGCTGACCGGCCGATTTGCAGCCGATACGGGCAACAACACAGTGACAGGCGAAATGACCTTTCACATCGGTGCGAATATGGACCAGAAAGAACAGGTTTTCATAGGAACAATGACCGCAGAGGCCTTGGGAATACGTCAGATAGGGAATGGTGAGATCATGTCGATCTCAACTCCTGAACAGTCTAACAGAAACATCGGAGTCCTTGATAATGCTCTAAAGACTGTGAACAAGCAGAGAGCGGACCTGGGTGCCTACCAGAACAGACTGGAAATGGCGATCAAGGGAATTGATATCGGTTCTGAAAACCTTCAGGCTGCCGAGTCAAGAATCCGGGACCTGGATATGGCTAAAGAAACTGTTGACTTCACCAAGAATCAGATTCTGTCTCAGGCAAGCAACGCCATGCTGGCTCAGGCAAATCAGAGAACTCAGTCAGTTCTTCAACTGCTGCAGTAATCTAAGATTCTTTCTCTGGACGAAAAAAAATACCCCGGCTTACCGGGGTATTTTTTTATTCTTTCAGGGGGCTATTTCCCAATGACCTTAATTTTTTTCGGTTTCACAGATTCAGGATGATAACTTCCCAGGGTCTGAGGAAGAGTCCCGAGACATTCTGTCTGACCTGGCTGTAATTGGAGAGAAGGACCTGTTCATCCTTGAATTTTTTCACTCTATGAGCCGCTAT of the Oceanispirochaeta sp. genome contains:
- a CDS encoding flagellin, with protein sequence MIINHNITAMTANRNLSIAGSNTASNMEKLSSGMRINKAGDDASGLAVSEKMRSQIRGLNQASRNAADGVSFIQTTEGFLQETTDIIQRVRELAVQSSNGIYTAEDRMQIQVEVSQLIDELDRVASHAQFNGMNMLTGRFAADTGNNTVTGEMTFHIGANMDQKEQVFIGTMTAEALGIRQIGNGEIMSISTPEQSNRNIGVLDNALKTVNKQRADLGAYQNRLEMAIKGIDIGSENLQAAESRIRDLDMAKETVDFTKNQILSQASNAMLAQANQRTQSVLQLLQ
- a CDS encoding site-specific DNA-methyltransferase, with product MSPSSDFFSRTPIELKKLSEGLEIPYDTLNSYFHDRKLPSEEHLKRLSGYFQYNSAQLKVLWGVVDGGTLEYLQKNLSFIPELKSKKPTTKKLNPTMHTPNGILYRNDCLDVMAGMEDNSLDLIFADPPFNLNKKYPSRMNDLIKEEEYIRWMNGWVDEMCRILKPGGALFLWNLPRWNIEISKRLNKSLYFKNWIAVDLKSSLPIKGRLYPSHYSLLYYTKGKKANFFAPDRIPMQICPKCYGDLKDYGGYKSKMNKKGVNITDIWTDIPPVRHAKYKRRKNSNELSIKLLDRVIEMASQPGDLVFDPFGGSGSTYIVAELKDRRWIGTDIGPSDEIIERFNIIDTE